ACTCGCGGCCGACGATCCGATGCATCCCGTCGGGATCGATCACCGCGACATCGCCGGTGCGGAACCAGCCCTCGGGATCGAAGGCCTCGGCGGTGGCATCCGCGCGGTTGAGGTAGCCCGTGAACACGGTGGGGCCCTTGAGCTGCAGGTGCCCGATCGTCGCACCGTCATGCGGCACCAGCGCGCCGTCCTCGTCGACCAGGCGGGTCTGTACCCCGTGCAGCGGCAGTCCGACCCACCCGGGCCGTCGCTCACCGTCGGCCCTGGTGCTCAGCGTGATCAAGGACTCGGTGCTGCCATATCGCTCGACGGGCGCATGCCCGGTCAGCCGGACCAACTCCTCGAACACCGGCACCGGTAAGGCCGCGCTACCCGACACCAGCAGCCGCGCACCCGCCAGCGCACGCGCGGCCTGTTCGTCGGCGGCGATCCGCGACCACACCGTGGGCACCCCGAAGTACAGCGAACCGCGCGCCTCGGCGTAACCGGTCGGTGACGGTTTTCCGGTGTGCACGAAGCGGTTTCCGATCCGCAGCGAACCCAGCAGACCCAACACCAGACCGTGGACGTGAAAAAGCGGCAGCCCGTGCACCAGGGTGTCCTCGGCCGTCCACTGCCAGGCATCGGCGAGTCCGTCGATATCGGCGGCGATGGCCTGCCTGCTGATCTTCACACCCTTGGGCAACCCGGTGGTGCCCGAGGTGTACATGATGATCGCCGTCGATTGCGGCGCCGGCTCGGCGTAGCGGTGCCAGGATCTGGCGTGCATGCGCACCGGAATATGAGGCAGGCCTCCGGTTTCGGCGGGTAGTTCGCCGAGCCAGGCCTGCGCCCCCGAGTCGTTCAGCAGATGCGCGCGTTCGGTGGCACCGACGTCGGGCGGCACGGGGACGAACGGCACCCCGGCGATCAGACAGCCGATGACCGCCAGCACCGTGGTGGCCGTCGGGGTGGCCAGGATGGCCACCCGCTGCGCCCGCGCCACCCGTTCCGCGACCGAGGTGCCGGCCCCCACCAGGTCGCTGCGGCTCAGGCTCACACCATCGATGCGCACGACGTCGGCCAGGTCGTGCCCGGCGGCCACCGCGGCCGGGTCCAGCGAGGTCAGCAACACCCCTGTGAGGTTACTCTTGGGCATGGCCCGCATCGAACGGATGTCCAGTCGTGAGGTATACCGCAACAACTGGATGACGGTGCGCGAGGATGCCATCCGCAGACCCGACGGCAGCGAGGGTATCTACGGCGTCATCGACAAGCCCACCTATGCGCTCGTGATCGCTCGCGACGCGGACCGGTTCCACCTGGTGGAGCAGTATCGCTATCCGATCGGGTTGCGGCGCTGGGAATTCCCCCAGGGCACCGCACCCGATCTGGCCGACCTGGAACCCGAGGTACTCGCCGCCCGCGAGTTACGGGAGGAGACCGGGTTGCGGGCCGAATCCCTGCTGCGACTGGGGATGCTGGACGTGGCCCCCGGCATGAGCAGCCAACGCGGCTGGGTGTTCCTGGCCACCGGATTGCACGAGGGTGCGCACGAGCGTGAGCACGAGGAGCAGGACATGCGCAGCGAGTGGTTCACGGCCGCGCAGATCGAGCAGATGATCCGCGAGGGCGCGATCACCGACGCGCAGACCATCGCCGCGTGGGCCATGGTCCTGCTGTCCGAACGGAATTGACACCGGAATTGCGTCACAATGTGGTCTCTAATTGACGCAGCGGATATGACGATCCGCATTTTTGTCAGAACCCGCAGTTACGGTTGGGGAGAGCTGATTCCACGACTGAAACGGGAAAGGGATGTTGGTCCGTCGACTGTGCGCCGTGCTTGCCGCCCTCCTGGTGGCCGGCCTCATTCCCGCACCCTCGGCCGGCGCGGCCGCCCAGTGGTGGAACGGTCGCTATCAGGTCGTCAGTTACGCCTCGCAGAAGAACGGCACCAGCGTCGCGGCACGCCAGCCCGAGGGTGACCTGACGGCGCTCTACACCTTCGCCACCGCTTGCGGAACCGCTTGTGTGGCGACCGTCGTGGACGGGCCTGCACCGTCGAATCCCACCATCCCGCAACCGCAGCGCTACACCTGGAGCGCAGGCAAGTGGACCTTCAGCTACAACTGGCAGTGGGAGTGCTTCCGCGGTGAGGGGCTGCCGCGGGTGTACAGCCCCGCGCAGTCGTGGGTCACCTACACACCGCAGCCCGACGGTTCGTTGCAGGGCAGTTGGTACACCGACATCCTGAGCGGGCCGTGCCGCGGAAACGTGCTGATCCCGGCCGCCGCCTTCCCTGCTCCCTGACGCCCCTGGCGATCAGTCCCGCAATGCGCGCAGGAAGAACATGAGGTTGGCGGGCCGTTCGGCCAGACGGCGCACGAAGTAGCCGTACCACTGTGAGCCGAAGGGCACGTACACCCGAACGCGCGCGCCGGCATCGGCGAGCCGCCGCTGCTCGTCATCGCGTATTCCATAGAGCATCTGGTACTCGAAGTCACCGTTGCCACGGCCGCATTCGCCGGCCAGACCGGGCACCCGCTCGATGATCGCCGGGTCGTGCGAGGCGACCATCGGATAGCCGCGGCCGTCCATGAGGAGGCGCAGGCACCGTAGATAGGCGTCGGTCACCTCCTCGGCGTCACGGTGGGCCACCGAGGCCGGTTCGTCATAGGCGCCCTTACACAACCGGATCCGGGTATCGGCCAGTTCGGCGCAGTCGGCCGGGGTGCGTTTCAGATACGCCTGCAGGACGGTCCCCACCCATTCGAAGTCGACCCGCAGGTCCCGGACGACTGACAGGGTCGAGTCGGTGGTGGTGTGATCCTCGGCGTCGACTGTCACCCAGACCCCGACAGTGGCAGCCCGCTCGCAGATTATGCGGGCGTTCTCCAACGCGACCTTCTCACCGTCGCGAGCGAGGGCCTGGCCGAGGGCGGACAGTTTGAGAGATACCTCCAGCGGCCTTATCGCAGAGGCATTCTCGGTGCGGTCGCGTAGCGCATCCAGCAGATCGAGATAGGCCCGCACCGTGGCCTGGGCGGTTGCCATATCGGTGACGTCCTCGCCGAGATGGTCGATGGACACCATCCGTCCGGAATCCCGAAGGTCGGCAACCGACACCATGGCGTCGTGCACGGTATCGCCCGGCACGAATCGATGCACCACCTCCCGGGTGATCGGCAGTCGCTGCGCGGTGCGGCGCAGTCCGTCGCGTCGTGCGGCGGCCAGGATCGCCGGGCGGGCCACGCGGGTGAACACGCTCATCACCGAGCTCCCATGTGTGGATACTCATGCCGAGTGGGTGGCACGAACGTCTCCTTGATCGATCTCGGGGACGTCCAGCGCTGCAGATTGAGCGGGGATCCCGCCTTGTCGTTGGTGCCCGAGGCACGTGCACCGCCGAACGGTTGCTGCCCCACCACCGCGCCGGTGGGCTTGTCGTTGACGTAGAAGTTCCCCGCCGTGTACCGCAGGCGATCCTGGGCGGTGACGATCGCAGCGCGGTCATCGGCGATCACTGCACCGGTCAGCGCGTACGGTGCGGTCTCGTCCACGACTGTCAGGATGCGGTCGAACTCGTCGTCGGGGTACACGTGCACGGCCAGGATCGGCCCGAAATACTCCGTGGAGAACGACTCGTCGCGTGGGTCGTCGGCCAGCAGAACCGTCGGCCGGACGAAATACCCTTCGCTGTCGTCACATTCGCCGCCGACAGCGATGGTCAGTCCGGGGGTGCTCTTGGCCCGTTGCAGCGCGCGGGCATTCTTGGCGTAGGCTCGGGCATCGATCACCGCGCCGCCGTAGTTGCTCAGATCGGCGACATCGCCGTAGCTCAGGGCTTCGGTGGCCGAGAGCAGGTCATCGCCCATCTGCTGCCAGACCGACCGCGGCACATAGGCCCGTGATGCCGCCGAGCATTTCTGGCCCTGATAATCGAAGGCGCCGCGGATGAGCGCGGTGCGCAGCACATCCGGCCGAGCGCTGGGGTGGGCCAGCACGAAGTCCTTGCCGCCGGTCTCACCGACCAGCCGCGGATAGCTGCGGTAACGCTCGACGTGGGTACCGACCTCTCGCCACAGGTGCCGAAAGGTCGCCGTAGATCCGGTGAAGTGGATGCCCGCCAGGCGTGGATCGGCCAGCGCCACCTCCGATACGGCCTGTCCGTCGCCGGTGAGAAGGTTGATCACACCGGGCGGCAGTCCCGCCGCCTCCAACAGTTGCATGGTCAGGTACGCCGAGAATGTCTGGGTGGGTGCGGGTTTCCAGATGACAGTGTTGCCCATCAGGGCCGGCGCGGTGGGTAGGTTGGCCGCGATGGCGGTGAAGTTGAACGGGGTGATCGCGTAGACGAACCCCTCCAGCGGCCGGTGGTCGGTGCGGTTCCACACCCCCGGACCACTGACGGGTTGCTGGGCCAGGATCTCCCGCGCGAACGCGACGTTGAACCGCCAGAAGTCGACGAGTTCGCAGGGCGCGTCGATCTCGGCCTGATACGCCGTCTTGGACTGGCCCAGCATGGTGGCCGCCGCGATCTTCTCCCGCCACGGCCCGGCCAGCAGGTCAGCCGCCCGCAGGAACACCGCCGCCCGCTCATCGAAGGGCAGCTGCGCCCACTGCGCCTTGGCATCTTCGGCTGCCTCGATGGCGGCCCGCGCCTCGGCATGCCCGGCGTTGGTCAGGGTCCCCAACCGCGCGCGATGCCGGTGTGGCTGCACCACATCGATGGACTCGCCACCGCCCATCCGATGGACACCCGCGATCACGTGAGGTAGGTCGATTGCGTTGCCGGACAGTTCGTTCAGCGCGTCGGTCAGCCTGGCACGTTCGGGTGAACCGGGCGCATACCCGTGCACGGGTTCGTTGGTGGGTGCGGGCACCTGCGCGATGCCGGTGATGGCGTTCATGGTTGTCAGGATGACGCCGCGACGCGCGGAATCTTTTGTCCGAACGGCCAACGCTCGCGATCGGCGCTAGTACGATCGGACAGTATGGGTGGCGTCCGTCTCGGCCAACTGTTGCTGGCATTGGATGCCACCCTGGTTTCACTCGTCGACGCACCGCGGGGCCTCGATCTCCCGGTGACCTCGGCAGCGCTGTTGGACCGCGATGACATCCAGCTCGGTGTGGCCCCGGCCTTCGGATCCGCCGACATCTTCTTCCTGCTCGGCATCGACAACCCGGACACCATCCGCTGGCTCGACCAGCACGGTCGCTCCCCCGTTGCCATCTTCGCCAAACACCCCAGCGCCGAAGTGATTCGGCGGGCCACCCGCGCGGGTATCGCGGTGGTGGCGGTCGAACCCCGCGCCCGGTGGGAACGGCTGTACCGATTGGTCGACCACGTCTTCGACCATCACGGCGCGGACGCCACACACGACTCGGGCACCGACCTGTTCGGCCTGGCCCAGTCGATCGCCGAGCGCACCCGCGGCATGGTCAGCATCGAGGACGCCGAATCGCATGTGCTTGCCTATTCGGCGTCCAACGAGGAGGCCGACGAATTGCGCAGGTTGTCGATCCTCGGTCGCGCCGGCCCACCTGAGCACCTGGCCTGGATCGCCAGGCGCGGCATCTTCGACGCGTTGCACGCCAAACCCGACCCGGTCCGCGTCGCCGAGCGCCCCGAGCTCGGCTTGCGGCCGCGGCTGGCCATCGGGATCTTCGGCGTCACCGGCGACGCCCGGCGCGCA
This DNA window, taken from Mycolicibacterium neoaurum, encodes the following:
- a CDS encoding NUDIX hydrolase, translated to MARIERMSSREVYRNNWMTVREDAIRRPDGSEGIYGVIDKPTYALVIARDADRFHLVEQYRYPIGLRRWEFPQGTAPDLADLEPEVLAARELREETGLRAESLLRLGMLDVAPGMSSQRGWVFLATGLHEGAHEREHEEQDMRSEWFTAAQIEQMIREGAITDAQTIAAWAMVLLSERN
- a CDS encoding acyl-CoA synthetase, whose protein sequence is MLLTSLDPAAVAAGHDLADVVRIDGVSLSRSDLVGAGTSVAERVARAQRVAILATPTATTVLAVIGCLIAGVPFVPVPPDVGATERAHLLNDSGAQAWLGELPAETGGLPHIPVRMHARSWHRYAEPAPQSTAIIMYTSGTTGLPKGVKISRQAIAADIDGLADAWQWTAEDTLVHGLPLFHVHGLVLGLLGSLRIGNRFVHTGKPSPTGYAEARGSLYFGVPTVWSRIAADEQAARALAGARLLVSGSAALPVPVFEELVRLTGHAPVERYGSTESLITLSTRADGERRPGWVGLPLHGVQTRLVDEDGALVPHDGATIGHLQLKGPTVFTGYLNRADATAEAFDPEGWFRTGDVAVIDPDGMHRIVGRESVDLIKSGGYRIGAGEIETVLLGYPGIDEVAVVGVPDADLGQRIVAFVVGDVEPQGVINFVAEQLSVHKRPREVRIVDSLPRNAMGKVLKKELAK
- the pruA gene encoding L-glutamate gamma-semialdehyde dehydrogenase, whose translation is MNAITGIAQVPAPTNEPVHGYAPGSPERARLTDALNELSGNAIDLPHVIAGVHRMGGGESIDVVQPHRHRARLGTLTNAGHAEARAAIEAAEDAKAQWAQLPFDERAAVFLRAADLLAGPWREKIAAATMLGQSKTAYQAEIDAPCELVDFWRFNVAFAREILAQQPVSGPGVWNRTDHRPLEGFVYAITPFNFTAIAANLPTAPALMGNTVIWKPAPTQTFSAYLTMQLLEAAGLPPGVINLLTGDGQAVSEVALADPRLAGIHFTGSTATFRHLWREVGTHVERYRSYPRLVGETGGKDFVLAHPSARPDVLRTALIRGAFDYQGQKCSAASRAYVPRSVWQQMGDDLLSATEALSYGDVADLSNYGGAVIDARAYAKNARALQRAKSTPGLTIAVGGECDDSEGYFVRPTVLLADDPRDESFSTEYFGPILAVHVYPDDEFDRILTVVDETAPYALTGAVIADDRAAIVTAQDRLRYTAGNFYVNDKPTGAVVGQQPFGGARASGTNDKAGSPLNLQRWTSPRSIKETFVPPTRHEYPHMGAR
- a CDS encoding proline dehydrogenase family protein, whose translation is MSVFTRVARPAILAAARRDGLRRTAQRLPITREVVHRFVPGDTVHDAMVSVADLRDSGRMVSIDHLGEDVTDMATAQATVRAYLDLLDALRDRTENASAIRPLEVSLKLSALGQALARDGEKVALENARIICERAATVGVWVTVDAEDHTTTDSTLSVVRDLRVDFEWVGTVLQAYLKRTPADCAELADTRIRLCKGAYDEPASVAHRDAEEVTDAYLRCLRLLMDGRGYPMVASHDPAIIERVPGLAGECGRGNGDFEYQMLYGIRDDEQRRLADAGARVRVYVPFGSQWYGYFVRRLAERPANLMFFLRALRD